The DNA sequence TCTTAAAAACGTACATGGGAAGCTACAAAGAAGTGGCCAGTTGACAATGACAAATTTCTGCTCCACTTGCAAGACAAGGCTAGTTTCTGGTCTACTTGAAGTTAGTTGTTTGATTGAAAGGCTTAAAACTATTCACTGAGTGCAAGTGGATTAATTACATTTCATTATGTCtttatgtttgattttaacacacacttgctttttttcttttaacataaaGTCTGTGTGGAGCAGTGAAGCGTCACAGTTCACACCTAGTAGTTTCCAGCTTTGTATGTCTCTGCAAAATACATGAAAGCTCACCTGTTTGAATGCGATGCTGTTCCTTAGTGAAGCCACAGGACGCAAAGCCTTTTTTGTGGTGTTTAGTGTATTTGCAACAGCCTTTAAGATAACTGTGATAGCTTAGTCTTTGAGTGAATCACAACACGCATTTTGGCCCAGAAGTTGAAAACCATTGAAGTTATTATAGATGCCTCCCCTCCCTTTATTTTTTGACTTGTGCTTACAATTAGGATTATTTATTATCATATatattttcagcatttgtttgatttgtgGATATGCATTGCTGTCATTGTATGTGATATTTCTTTTGTAATTATATAATTAATGCTATTTAAAGACGTCATTGTTGCTTGACACGCATTgtaacattttctgtttctgtcccGTTTTGCTATCAGATGATGTCAATAACTCAGTAGAAGCTTTGATCATTTTGAACGGCTACAAGGTCTACTGTGCTGTTTGATATTTGTAAGAATTAAACCGATACAAGAAAGTTCATCTTTGTAGTTGGTCTGAGGACGGTCCCGTTTCGGCTCCATGTGTCACTCTGTTACGAGATGCggcaaagaaaattaaacagattatgtttgtgaatgttcaccaaaataaaacatcagaatttgACTCAGCTTTGTAGTAAACTACAGAAGTGAGTAAACCCTTAAGCAATATCACGTCTTTTGATTCAAAGTTGAGTCTTGtctcaataactgcattatttctaagatGACGAGTGGAGTGTTTTGTCTTATGAACAAATAAGAcaacaaacactttaaaaagagtaaatagAAATACAGgctccaaagtagaaactctgGATTGAGGCTAAATTTAGATGTAATTTCCAACTGACCTAATTGCATGAACAGAGTTATAAAATGGCCTATGAatagcagaactttctcagtctTGGACCTATGGATTGTGTCTGGATTGTGGTTCCACATgtgaagaaaactaaaaaatctgACTGTAAGACTTTACAAAGATGGAGAAGGACAAAGGAAGATTGATGACCAGCTAAAAATCAATCACATACTTGTCATCAGTAATCAGAACCGCAGTGGCTGTCCTCCTAAaactatttttacttttacagtTTACCCCTGAAAAACAGACAACCCTGTGATTTTAAGTGGATATCAGAGTTTCGGCGACAGCTCAGACAGTCACACAACATCAGCCATCTATTAACAGCATCCAAGAAATCAGCCCCTGTTTGCTCTTCAGCACCAAACTACAACATTAAACTTTActaatttacatgaaaaaaaaagcctgatcaatattgaaccttatttttattttttctgttaaaaaattttgccacccttgtatatattgtaaatggaactgctgtaacaatgtaaatttcccctggagtggggagaaataaagaactttatcttatcttatcttaactaATTAAAGATCTACTGACTTTTGTTTGACTGAGTTCCTGCTGTGGGACctgaacaaaataagaaaactaaaaactttactgtttgtaattttacaaaagaggaaaaaaagaccaCAGTTTAACctagaaataatgcaattactgCAAGGTAAtgcaattttgaataattttgcatgtAGTTGACGCTGCACGGGGGCTGTACATTACATTGAATATAAAGCATTTAGGCAATTAAGTAAAATCAAGAGTTGAAATATGTCTACACAATAATATTGGCAGTGAATGGAGGTTTTGAAACATAAGCAAGTAGAAGTGGCAATTCTGCATACGGAAATGCGgtacttttaatttgaaaaatgattTACCTTTTTTAGTGTGTGTAGAGGGGTGGGGCTGGGAGACTTAGAAAAACCCGGCATTTCTAAATTACTCAGTCTTTAGGACATCTGTTCAACAGATGACCGTCATCAACACACTTGTGTCCAAAACAAAGAAACGAAATCCAGTTCAGAGGAGATTAGCAAAACtggttgtttttaattttaaaattgctTCACTGCTTCATGTTTAGCCAGGAAACTATTTTTCTAATGCATACCATTAAGAAAAACTCCACCAGAAGACAGCGCGGTGTAAGGTAAACGAGCCACGCATGGGAAAAcgttgttatttttaattttatcgTGATATTCACAGGATGTTTGACCGGATTTGACTCTGTGGCTGTATCTTTTGTCGCGGGATCCTTGCGTCACCGCGTTGGTCATGACGTTATTAGAGAGCGGCGCCGTTGCACACTGTAATGGGAGCTGGCGATTTTTCCCATATTTTGATAGTTTAATCCGTGAATGGCGCCGAAACAGGACCCGAAACCTAAATTTCAAGAAGGTAACAAGTCGCCCGTTTCATTTCCCTCTAAATGTGTGGCTGCTGGGACTGCCGGAGCCGCTGGAAAGCTCCAAAATGTTCGCTGCTCGAAATAAACACTGCTGCCGCCGAAAAGCTAGCGTCGTTAGCTTTCATTGTTGTACCTCTGAGCACAAAACAGGTCTTCGTCGATTTTATTCGTCGCTTTAGTTGTGTATTCGGGTTTGTCTTTGTTTCACAATAAAGTGTTGGTAACTAGAAAGCATAAgactttagttttaggcattttCCAGCCAAGTGAAACCAGCAGCTTCATTCATGCAGCGTTAGCTCCGGATGAATTCACCGCCCACCTCTGTTCTCTCTGAGCTAACCGTTAGCTAGTGAGGCTAACGTACCGTTTTGTCACTGCCTGCCATTGTCACATCAGATGTTTCTGCAACTTTCTTTACGGTGTGTTCACTCTGTATTGAAGGTAGATGGCAGGACTAAATCAATTTTGCTCTATAGTCAAGTATGGTCACTTTTTGTAATTATCACTTAATCAGTATGCAACTTTTAATTCtgacatttattaaattaagtaaaaaacaacgttttcttgtaaaatattgTTGAGTAGGAgtattaaacagaagaaaatagtAAATTTAGTGCCCTTTAAAGTGTATTTAAACCATTCATAAGATTAGTTCTTGTTGAGTATGTGTGATTATAAGCCCAGACATGCACTTGTGTGCAAGCAGTTTAGCTAGCTTCAAAGTTTTGCTTTGTTGTACATGAACTACTGGCATGCTGATTTTAATTGACCGACACTCTGTTCAGGTGAAAGAGTGCTGTGTTTTCATGGGCCATTGCTCTACGAAGCTAAGGTAGGCCGCCTTAGTTAGCCTCTCTCTCTGATCATGTGTTCCTCTTCTGTAtctggtgtgttgttgtttttttgacaaTGAATCTTGCctctttttgcagtgtgttaAGATAAACATAAAGGACAAACAAATCAAATACTTTATTCATTACAGCGGCTGGAATAAGAAGTAAGTTTTTGACTCTGGTCAGTCATGATCAAGATTTGTACAGTTAAGATTTTACAAGTGCTTGAACTCTTCCCGTTTTCTGTCTTCCAGTTGGGACGAATGGGTTCCTGAAAGCAGAGTGCTTAAGTATGTGGACAGTaatctgcagaaacagaaagagcttCAGAGGGCCAATCAGTAAGTCTATATTTTTTATAGTACTTTTTACTAAGAGATGAGAAGCTGTAACTAGTAATACTGAGGGAAATTTTTGTGCAAGATATTcgtctgggaaaaaaaacacaagacaaaacaagagtAAATGCAGTGTGGAATAGAATAGCAATGAGATGGAAGTACAGTACATtagtaaagataaaaataagtaagctaaaataaaactagaatgGAAAAGTGATAAGTAATACTGACAATGATGCTGacctgactgtttttttttttaacttcctcTACGTGTTCCTTATTAGAAAGATCCAGAGACacattcatcatcatcatcacagtctaatttctgtactttttaaagttatttttttttgcctttttacggcagtgaagacagacaggaagcagggagaagagtggggggcggagacatgcagcaaagggccgcaaaCAGGGAATCGAActcgggccgctgcgtcggggaccagcccctgtacatgggtcacccacttaacCCGTTGACCTATACGGACACccatttctgtagtttttataaagttatttttttggggTATTTCACCTTTTATTGATAGGAGAGACAGTATAGAGAGAGGAGTAATTCAGAAAGGAAAGTATGTCCAGCCAGCTAGCCATTAATTGAACAGAAGGTCCTCTGTTTAGGACACATATGACCAAACAGTGCCCTAACCACTTTGCTATCTGGTCGCCCATCGTCATCTAATGTCAGTAGAACATATTGTACTACACAGTAAACGTGTTTTAGTATTTAAACTCTTTAGACATGTATTGAGAATGCCACAAGACCAAAGTACAGATGCTACTTTTCCAAAACCCTCCAGTTTATTAAACTCACCGTAGCTTGTGTTCTGAAACCTTCTAAAAACCGCCCGACTGACTTCAGTATAAATGatgaactgttttgttttcttaatttaGAGACCATTATGTAGAAGGAAGAATGAGGGGAGCTGCACCGAATAAGAAGTTACCTGCTGCATCGCAGAAGAACGATGTGTGAGTACATGTCTTCTTTCTCAGTCATCTGCTGTGATGCATTCTGTCATTTAAAGTTACTTAAACgcttatatttttttcttttgtaggaaaaccaaaaagaacaaacagaagaGTGAGTATAttatgctgtgtttttacacaATATAACATATTAAAATTGATGAATTTAATTCTTTTTAATTATCactgcattttttgtgtctctataaTTAGTATGATAGAAGCTGGAAGTTGTTAAGAAACACAGTCAAGGGTTTTTGTCTTCATACAGCTCCTGGAGCAGGAGAAGGAACTAGTTCAGGGGGAGACCCAACTCACCCGCCACGTAAAAAGAGAGCACGTGTTGACCCAACTGTGGAAAGTGTAAGTTTGTAAATCAACTGAGCTGCTTTTAGCAAAGGACCTTAGTGTGAAATATTTCTAAGCTGCTGAGAAACTACAGCTAACTCACAGgtttctgaaatgtttctgaGCCTCGGTTAACTGCATAAACattatggcaaaaaaaaaaattatcgtGACTATTTTTCTCAAATGTGTTCCTGTTTGATTAGGAGGAAACCTTCATAAATCGAGTGGAGGTTAAAGTGAAAATCCCTGAGGAGCTGAAACCATGGCTTGTTGATGACTGGGACCTGATTACACGGCAAAAACAGGTTAGTTGTCCATGAATTTCACTTATTGTTCACAGCCTTCGTGTCCTTATTATTGCCACATCTATTTATACTATAACATTGCCACAGTTATTCATTCgtgtgtttctctttgttggttttctgtctgtcttcagctttTCCACCTACCTGCCAAAAAGAATGTTGATGCAGTCCTTGAAGATTATGCAAACTACAAGAAATCaagaggaaactctgacagcaAGTAAAAACTGTTATTTGTTATCATGTCACTTGtttacaaaagaaaagcaaaaaaactaaacaaatgacaaatttgTTATGAATATCTGTTCCCAGCATGTGTTGACTTTCTCTCTTCTCTGATCAGGGAGTTTGCTGTAAACGAGGTGGTTGCTGGTATCCGGGAATATTTCAATGTTATGCTGGGGACACAACTTCTCTACAAATTTGAGAGGCCTCAGTACGCAGACATCCTGGCCAACCATCCGGATACATCTATGTCTCAAATCTACGGCGCCCCTCACCTACTCAGACTCTTTGGTAAGAACAGTTACACAGCATCACGCTGTTTCAGTGTTGTATACAAATTAGTGGTGGCTGATGAAGCGTCTGTAGATGCCAAAACATAGGGTGGCAAATATGACCTAATCTCAGACTTGGTATTAAaacttgtaaaaataaaattgcactTAATTTCTGTgacacatttttgtattttgatatATGGTGAGGTTGGGGTATTAATATTAGATTTTGTGTTAGTCAAGATTGTGTGACATTCTTCaggaattattattagtatAATTTTTTGTCAGGAAAGCTCCATCCTATTGCATTTCTTAAAAAGCTAATTCATTAGATTGATCATTCATATGAAAATAATATATAGTAGCTTTTTGAAAAGTCGGCCTCAAAAGTGTGCAGGGCTCTTTGAGAAGATGAAATCCAGACCAAAATGTGTATGTTGTAAAACATACACGTTCAGTCAGAAAAACTGAACGTTAACACGGAACAGTTTTAGTGTGAAACTCCAGTTTTGGGAACAGACTTCTGACTCTTGAGACAAAGACCAATAATTTCTCTTCTTGCCTTCACGCTTATACTAGTGGTGTTCAGAGGCGTTATGTTAGAGAGTTGTCTGTGCATCTTTGTGCCCAAATGGGCCCAATTGTCTCAGGAATGCCTTAAAATAGCCTGTAAATTACGACAACTTctacttttcccctttgttttgatttaaaaaagtacgttctgaaaatggtcacatttaatgaattatctttttacaaaacatggtcatcctgaaatttcttaagaaaaacaagttcaatttcaacaatattatgcctcagttgatcatGGACACGTACATTGCAACTGACAGATCACAgggtgtctacaaaggcacaaaacatttggtcacaggtatctggaactgaacaatctcaTATTtaactttgtgatcaaaacaacattgtcaagatctagaagttatttaaaatttacagttttataaatttacggttaatgtcttctctgaaatTTCTACCCTTTGCAAAGTCGTCTTGCGGGCTGAAATGGACcatctggcgggccggttttggcccgcaggctgTATTTTTGATACCCCTGCATGAAaggaatttctttaaatttgacaAACGTCCACTTAGACTCAACAATGAACGGATTAGAATTTAGTGGTCACAGGCCAGTATGACactacaaaacacatttttggccaCAACCCAATGAACTAATTATGTGAAAGTTTCACACAAGTGTCTAATGGGATAAAATGAAGTGATGGCATTTAATATTAAAAGGTCAACTTTATTGTGATGACGTTATGTTCtggaaaacatatttctgttaatttttcaTAACTCAAGAACAGAAGTGGACATTGTGAGCATATTTCATGTTTGACTGGATGCTGATTTGGTGGAACTAAACTTGGATGCCCACGTTTTGACAACGTATTACTATGGATGGagctacatttttaaatactaGAGGACCAATCAAATATGTTAACAGTTGTGCTATCGGTACTTTAAATCTGAAGAACTTCATCTCGCACATTCTATCATCACCTCATCTACCACCATAAGACATTATTCTAGGATACATTTTAGTGTTTTGAAATGATTTGCTCAGAAGACTGCTTTCTTTTACTGTGAATAATTATTCTCtctattttacatttcagttatCATATTATAGTAAATTATAGTGATTTGTTCAAAACAATATTGTTGCAGAGTGCTGCTCAAGAATGTAaatttatatacagtacatatgagaaaagaaagcaaatctgtcctgaattttattttattttgctgttgggACAATAAGCAGTATCTGTAAGGGTAGTAATACCGTACCATCCCTATATATTACAATATGAGTCTGTAAAAAGCTTtagttaaccctttgatgcacaacatgggtcaaaagtgacccaaatccaatggaaaatgggtatctcctgacccatgctacgcatcaaagggttaaggaaAAAGAGTTCACATGGTGCATAAAATTCTATCATTGTTTGGTTTTAAAAGTGAGAATCGGAGCCATGCTGGCATACACTCCTCTGGATGAGAAGAGCCTTGCACTGCTGCTCAGTTATCTACAAGACTTCCTCAAGTGAGTATTCATGAACTTTTAAACGGTCTCATCGCGATTAATCCACAGCAGAAGTGAACACAATGCTGCTTCATTCCAGGTACCTTGTAAAGAACTCTGCATCGCTCTTCAATGCCAGCGACTATGAAGTTGCCCCTCCAGAGTACCACCGCAAGGCAGTTTAAGGTTTCCCATTCTAGGATCTGAAGCCCTTGTGTGTTGAGGTTTGGAGATGACTTTCTTTGAGAGGATGTGATTTCACAGAAACGCCTTTGGAAAATGGATTGTGCGAGATCTGTTGATTTATTAAGGAAGAATCCAAGCAAGATGTCACACTAATCCCTGGACAAATTCGTTTTCTTTCATGTGGAAAGCTGCTGAGTACGCTCTTCCTGTATTGGTATGTTTTTGAGTACCACTTTTtagtttctatattttttttgtttgatgtttaccaacatcatctgaaaaaaaaggatttaatcatggttatttttttgtttcctgttcTGATTCAGATGCTGGCTAAATTTGTCTTGTAGGCTGTCATCATTTTCTAATAAAAGTCTTTCATTCTTTAGCTGttggtttgtttctgttttaaaaccaCCGTAGACCGTATTATCCAATTATTCATCTGCAGGAGATGAAGTTGCTCTTTGCTGTTATTGCCGATATGCTTAAACAATTTTAAGtttctatttttctaaattCTTAATGGAAAATGCAATGGATTTAATCAAAAGTATATTTTGCGCAAAATACAAGTTGTGTTTTGTAGCACTTCATTTGAACTTTTTCTAAACCTTAAAACTCATGATTTAAACTGGAATGCAAACATGTGCATTTCTGTCTTTGTATCTTTATGTCACTTGAGTTGATGCTTTTTGAACCATTACTATTGTAATATCTTACATTTATTCTATTCATTTATGATAATTGACTAGTGGTAACTATGTTGGCTTAATTCAGCAAATGCAATCTCCCTGAATGCCAGAATTTACAGAACAGCTCAGTGTTCATttcttaaaaatgactaaatggaAAAAGAAGTTGTGAGGAGGCATGTACTGCTTTACTTTTCACAATTTAGAGACCTCATTTGATATTCttagcaattttttaaattaaaacattcaaattttGCCGTGTGATTTACACATTATTCTGTGAACTTGacacttttttctgctttatgcTGTCATCCATGTGATTCGTGTCATTTAAACTCAGAACTATGCAGCAGTAAAGTAAGAACTCTAAAGTGAATCAGAAGAGTCATGCTAAGCGTGTTGCTGTCTTGCTATTGTTAGAGATGATTGCAGGTAATTTGGTTTCTGCCCACTTACGTCACAGGTAATGATAGAGTTACACAGCTGTGCTGGAAGACAGGACATGCTCTGACCTgtcagcagaaaaatcacactttCAAAATGCAAGATTTATTATGGTTGAATTCAGAAGGCATTAAAGTCATTTCCAACACCTATCCTTTTCCTACTGTGCCAGGTCAAAATACTCTCCTTAGGAAAAATCAATTTTCTTTTCCCCGACAGTCTTATGTGCTGCTTTATTTGATGACTACAAAATACATGTACAGAGCGAACagtgtaattatttaatgatgttttaTGCAATCACCGTATCCACAAAATATGACATGACCTTTTCTGTGCCAATGCTCTTTTTACCTGAACCTCAGTAAGTCTAagattatctatacacctcttaatcctcattaggggctggagtctatcccagctgatttagggtgaaggcaggggacaccct is a window from the Amphiprion ocellaris isolate individual 3 ecotype Okinawa chromosome 3, ASM2253959v1, whole genome shotgun sequence genome containing:
- the morf4l1 gene encoding mortality factor 4-like protein 1, whose translation is MAPKQDPKPKFQEGERVLCFHGPLLYEAKCVKINIKDKQIKYFIHYSGWNKNWDEWVPESRVLKYVDSNLQKQKELQRANQDHYVEGRMRGAAPNKKLPAASQKNDVKTKKNKQKTPGAGEGTSSGGDPTHPPRKKRARVDPTVESEETFINRVEVKVKIPEELKPWLVDDWDLITRQKQLFHLPAKKNVDAVLEDYANYKKSRGNSDSKEFAVNEVVAGIREYFNVMLGTQLLYKFERPQYADILANHPDTSMSQIYGAPHLLRLFVRIGAMLAYTPLDEKSLALLLSYLQDFLKYLVKNSASLFNASDYEVAPPEYHRKAV